In the genome of Deinococcus carri, one region contains:
- the paaZ gene encoding phenylacetic acid degradation bifunctional protein PaaZ → MTTTTEILRPASYVYGTWHTAPAEGQTLVDAVYGRPVAVISSEGVDFAEALRYGREVGGPALRRLTFHTRARMLRALATELLERKEDYYQLNLLTGATRRDGWVDIEGGIGTLFNYASMARRDLPDERFLPEGKVERLGKGGTFVGRHLLVPREGVAVQINAYNFPVWGMLEKLAPAFIAGMPSLVKPAPQTAYLTERVVRDIIASGLLPEGSLQLVTGDPGDLLDHLEEQDMVAFTGSAATAQKLRVHPNIVARNVPFNTEADSLNASVLGLTVRPEDPEFALYVREVAREMTGKAGQKCTAIRRAIVPRDRVEEVVAALRAELSKVTVGDPARDDVRMGALVSTEQRERVLATLDDLKAETSVVIGGEERDLLGGDREKGAFLDPTLLLCESPLTAKGPHELEAFGPVATLLPYDTLEEAAHLARMGRGSLAGSIVTHDRAEATELVMGMASSHGRLLILNRDDAKESTGHGSPLPQLLHGGPGRAGGGAELAGIAGIKHHMNKVAVQADPTTLAAVTREYVPGAEVREDVVHPFRKTFDEIQVGDSLLTHRRTVTEADIVNFAALTGDHFYAHVDDIGAKEGIFGKRVAHGYFLISAAAGQFVSPAPGPVLANYGLENLRFVEPVGIGDTIRTRLTCKRKIRKDLRPGETRPTGVVEWHAEITNQNEELVATYDILTLVERARDEADGPSA, encoded by the coding sequence ATGACCACAACCACTGAAATCCTCCGCCCCGCCTCCTACGTCTACGGCACCTGGCACACCGCCCCTGCCGAAGGCCAGACCCTCGTTGATGCCGTGTATGGCCGCCCCGTCGCCGTCATCTCCAGCGAGGGGGTGGATTTTGCCGAGGCGTTGCGTTACGGGCGCGAGGTCGGCGGCCCGGCCCTGCGGCGGCTGACCTTCCACACGCGGGCGCGGATGCTGCGGGCGCTGGCGACGGAGCTGCTGGAGCGCAAGGAGGACTACTACCAGCTCAACCTGCTGACCGGCGCGACCCGCCGTGACGGCTGGGTGGACATCGAGGGCGGCATCGGGACGCTGTTCAACTATGCGAGCATGGCCCGCCGCGACCTGCCCGACGAGCGTTTCCTGCCCGAAGGCAAGGTGGAGCGGCTGGGCAAGGGCGGCACCTTCGTGGGCCGTCACCTCCTGGTGCCGCGTGAGGGTGTGGCGGTGCAAATCAACGCCTACAACTTCCCGGTGTGGGGGATGCTGGAAAAGCTCGCCCCGGCCTTCATCGCCGGGATGCCCAGCCTGGTGAAGCCCGCGCCGCAGACGGCCTACCTCACCGAGCGCGTGGTGCGCGACATTATCGCCTCGGGCCTGCTCCCGGAAGGCAGCCTGCAACTGGTGACGGGTGACCCCGGCGACCTGCTGGACCACCTGGAGGAGCAGGACATGGTGGCCTTCACGGGTTCGGCGGCGACCGCGCAGAAGCTGCGGGTGCATCCCAACATCGTCGCCCGCAACGTGCCCTTCAACACGGAGGCCGACAGCCTGAACGCCTCCGTGCTGGGCCTGACCGTGCGCCCCGAGGACCCCGAATTTGCCCTCTACGTCCGCGAGGTGGCCCGCGAGATGACCGGGAAGGCCGGGCAGAAATGCACCGCCATCCGCCGCGCCATCGTCCCCCGCGACCGGGTGGAGGAGGTCGTGGCGGCGCTGCGGGCCGAGTTGAGCAAGGTGACGGTGGGCGACCCCGCCCGCGACGACGTGCGGATGGGGGCGCTCGTCAGCACCGAGCAGCGCGAGCGGGTGCTGGCGACGCTGGACGACCTGAAGGCCGAGACGAGCGTGGTCATCGGCGGCGAGGAACGCGACCTGTTGGGCGGCGACCGCGAGAAGGGGGCCTTCCTCGACCCCACCCTGCTGCTGTGCGAGTCGCCCCTGACGGCGAAGGGGCCGCACGAGTTGGAAGCCTTCGGCCCGGTGGCGACCCTGCTTCCCTACGACACGCTGGAGGAGGCCGCGCACCTTGCCCGCATGGGTCGGGGCAGCCTGGCGGGCAGCATCGTGACCCACGACCGCGCGGAGGCTACCGAACTGGTCATGGGCATGGCGAGCAGCCATGGACGCCTCCTCATCCTGAACCGCGACGACGCCAAGGAAAGCACCGGCCACGGCTCCCCGCTGCCGCAACTGCTGCACGGCGGCCCCGGTCGCGCGGGCGGCGGTGCGGAACTGGCGGGCATCGCGGGCATCAAGCACCACATGAACAAGGTGGCGGTGCAGGCCGACCCGACCACCCTCGCCGCTGTGACGCGCGAATACGTCCCTGGTGCCGAGGTCCGCGAGGACGTGGTGCACCCCTTCCGCAAGACCTTCGACGAGATTCAGGTCGGGGACAGCCTGCTGACGCACCGCCGTACTGTGACCGAGGCCGACATCGTGAACTTTGCGGCCCTGACCGGCGACCACTTCTATGCCCACGTGGACGACATCGGCGCGAAGGAGGGCATCTTCGGCAAGCGGGTGGCGCACGGCTACTTCCTGATTTCCGCCGCCGCCGGACAGTTCGTGTCGCCCGCGCCGGGGCCGGTGCTGGCGAACTACGGCCTGGAGAACCTGCGCTTCGTGGAGCCAGTCGGCATCGGCGACACCATCCGCACCCGCCTCACCTGCAAGCGCAAGATTCGCAAGGACCTGCGCCCCGGCGAAACGCGCCCGACCGGCGTGGTCGAGTGGCACGCGGAAATCACCAACCAGAACGAGGAACTGGTGGCGACCTACGACATCCTGACGCTGGTCGAGCGGGCGCGGGACGAGGCGGACGGCCCCAGCGCCTGA
- the paaD gene encoding 1,2-phenylacetyl-CoA epoxidase subunit PaaD — MGAEGGRQKAEGQRQEQPSAIRHPPSADEVWAALAHVPDPEIPVVSVTDMGMVRDVTVDGGRVSVTFTPTFSGCPALHVIRDSIGEAVRALGVEDVEVRSTLTPPWTTDWIQPDARERLRRYGIAPPAPAGDSPLITLDPEPTRCPRCGSLNVRMTASFGPTLCKRLYVCESCREPFEGFKSV; from the coding sequence ATGGGGGCAGAAGGCGGAAGGCAAAAGGCGGAAGGCCAGAGGCAGGAACAGCCTTCTGCCATCCGTCATCCGCCATCCGCAGACGAAGTCTGGGCTGCCCTCGCCCACGTCCCCGACCCCGAAATCCCCGTCGTGTCCGTCACCGACATGGGCATGGTGCGGGACGTGACGGTGGACGGCGGGCGCGTCTCCGTCACCTTTACCCCCACCTTCTCCGGCTGCCCCGCGCTGCACGTCATCCGCGACAGCATCGGTGAGGCGGTGCGTGCGCTGGGGGTGGAGGATGTGGAAGTCCGCAGCACCCTCACCCCCCCCTGGACGACAGACTGGATTCAGCCCGACGCCCGCGAGCGTCTGCGGCGGTACGGCATCGCGCCGCCCGCCCCCGCCGGAGACTCCCCCCTCATCACCCTGGACCCCGAACCCACCCGCTGCCCCCGCTGCGGCTCCCTGAACGTGCGGATGACCGCCAGCTTCGGCCCCACGCTGTGCAAGCGGCTGTACGTGTGCGAGAGCTGCCGGGAGCCGTTCGAGGGGTTCAAGAGCGTGTGA
- the map gene encoding type I methionyl aminopeptidase, translating into MTINNERDLEGMKQAGQVVARTLAVLKAAVEPGITPAELDKLAGQIFAQYGAFSAPRAEYGAPVNVFISVNEDIVHGLPTHRPLAAGDVVCIDVTPNVGGYVADAAVTVAVPPVSPVAARLMACAEAAFAEAMKVARAGRPLNGIGRAIETEVARRGFTLLRELQGHGVGRAIHEKPDVPNFYHPVLKKPLHEGLVIAVEPMVSSGRNWRTRTLRDGWTLSTTDGGIAAHFEHTVMITKGAPLILTA; encoded by the coding sequence ATGACCATCAACAACGAGCGTGACCTGGAGGGGATGAAGCAGGCCGGCCAGGTGGTCGCCCGCACGCTTGCAGTGCTGAAGGCCGCGGTAGAACCCGGCATAACGCCCGCCGAACTGGACAAACTGGCCGGACAGATTTTTGCCCAGTATGGGGCGTTCTCGGCTCCTCGCGCGGAGTACGGCGCTCCCGTCAATGTCTTTATCAGCGTCAACGAGGACATTGTTCATGGCCTGCCCACGCACCGCCCTCTTGCAGCAGGCGACGTGGTGTGCATCGACGTGACGCCGAATGTGGGCGGGTACGTCGCTGACGCGGCCGTGACGGTGGCTGTTCCGCCTGTTTCCCCGGTGGCTGCCCGCCTGATGGCCTGTGCCGAAGCGGCATTTGCGGAGGCCATGAAAGTCGCTCGCGCGGGCCGACCGCTGAACGGCATCGGCCGGGCAATTGAAACGGAAGTGGCGCGACGGGGTTTCACGCTGCTCCGCGAATTGCAGGGACATGGCGTAGGCCGGGCCATCCACGAAAAGCCCGACGTGCCGAACTTCTACCACCCGGTACTGAAAAAGCCCCTGCACGAAGGGCTGGTGATTGCCGTGGAACCGATGGTGTCCAGTGGCCGCAACTGGCGCACCAGAACCCTGCGGGACGGTTGGACGCTTTCCACCACCGATGGAGGTATCGCCGCGCACTTTGAACACACCGTCATGATTACCAAGGGTGCGCCGCTGATTCTGACCGCCTGA